In the genome of Moorena sp. SIOASIH, the window CGAATTCTGAGAAATCTCAGTAACTGCTGCTACTCCATCGGTGATTATGCTCAAGCTATTGACTATTACGAGCAGCGTTTTGCGATCGCACAGCAGATGGGTGATCATCCCCTAGAAGGACAGATTCTGGGCAAGCTGGGTAATGCTTGCTTGGCACTAGGAGATTATTTTCAAGCGATTTACTATATTCAGCAGCAATTGCTCAAAGCTCAACAAATGGGTAATCGCCGTCTAGAACAACAAGCCTTAGGTCGCTTGGGAAAGGCTTATGATGCCTTAGACAATTATGGCCAAGCGGTTGAATACTATGAACAACGCTTGAGTATTGCCCGAGCCATCGGTGACCGGAAGGCAGAAAAAAAAGCCATAGCTAGTCTGAAAGCTGCTTATTACTCTCAAGGAAACTACACCAAAGCTATGGAGTACCATCAGAAAAATTTAGCACTCACTAATCCATAAGAGGAATGGTAGTTCTGGTGGGGATAAGGCTCGTAGCCATTAGCCATTCCCAAAACACCGACACTGATCTCTATCAAAATACCTATAGTATCATGTCGGGATAATTACCCTTAATAAAATCTCCCCCATCTCCCCATCTCCCCATCTCCCCATCTCCCCATCTCCCCACACTTTCCACCCTCCCCACACTTCCCACCCTCCCTCTAATTATGGGTATTCAACCTGACTTGATCTAAAATTGGGATCACTCATTGTCTATATACTTGCGCTGGCTCGGAGGGGCGACCCACAGTAGACAATAGCCGCTAGTGGCTTTTTTTCCCCCAAAGTTTAACCGGATTCCTGCCTCTATGGCATCCTTTTGACATTCTAAGTTATCCAAATAGCCCGCATTCCACTTGGTTATATTTCTGGCTAATTTGCCCTCTTTACTGATTGCCCAATTTAAGGTAGCTGCTTCGTCTAGGGTTAGTTGTCTAGAACCATTGGGGTCTAATTTTGGCTGACTTAACTGAGATAGTCCCCAACCCGCTCCTAGTCCACAAACCAATGACAAAACCACAGCTCCACAGATGGCTGTAATGTTTATAAAAGGAGATGTCTTAGCAACCAGAAAATCCCTTGAGCCTTTGGGTGGATAGGCACAGGGCTGTCTTTGTGACTTGGATTCTATGGTTACCTTTGATTGCTCTATGGCAGACGCGATCGCTTTAGAAATTTCTTGGCGCTGAATATCCATGGTGGATTGCCCCACGACATCAATCATCTGCTGGATATCCTTTTCCCAACTTCGGAATAACTGCTCTAAGGATTTAGGAGTATCTGCTAACATTGTTTCCAAACTGGACGTTGCTACCAAAAATAGGAATAGCGGGTCATTAGCGTCCAATTCTGTCGCAACAACTAAATCTAAAATTTTTGCCTTAAAGCTATCCGAACGTCCTTCTAACAGCTTTTCCAATAGAGAGTAATCAGTCTTATCCCTCTCGTCAATTAAATCTGACAGACTTCCAGGTTGCTTGATGTGGGAGAGGTTTTCTTGAGAAAGATTACTTCCTACCATTTCCCTAATTCCTTGTTTGCTTACTTCTTTATAAATAGCCATAAAATTCGATAATAACAAGATTTGTAAATATTTGTTACATAGAGACGTTAAAATCCTGAAACGATAAAAATTCTCTGAAAAAAGGAACGTTACTATAAGGGGTTATATGTACATAATCAATCCGTTGCTCTGCTTAGAGAGTACTACCAAGAAAGAGAAACACTCAAAAACTTGAACAGGTTAAATCAGTAAGCATTCAGCAGTTAGCTAACGCGCTACGCTCAGGCTGACTGCACCTCAAGTAGCGTGGCCTACGGCCAATAGCTGAATGCTTATTAAATCAAGGGATTTAGAAGAAGGAATTTATGGCTATGACCCACCTAATTGCTCAAACTCATCACACTGATACTCAGATAATTGATGATGACTTTTTGGATTATCCCCACGTAGATCATATCTGTCTTCAATTAGAGGAAGTCACCCTAGGAGCTTATAGCCTTGATAACCAAATTGTTTTTAGCTTACGGCAAATGTCTATACCGATTAGACAGTCTCCAAGACAAGCTCAACAATTTATTGAAGAAAATGGCTATCTAAAAATATGGGTTACTACTCCTTCCCAGAGAAAATTGACTGTTTATCCTCTCAAGAGCTTACTGGCTTATTGGAAATATTTAGTTTCAGACAATCTCATCCCCGCCTACCTGGATAAAAATCAAACAGTTTCCTTAAAGCAACTCATTGAACAATTAGAGAAAGACCCAAATCAACTAATCCAACCAAGGGTAAACTTAATTAACCAAGATTCAGATTGGCTACAAGCAACCCCGACTATGATTACAATTGGTCAATCCCAATTAGAAATATTAAAGACAGAGGATGATCAGGAGTTTCGGGTTAGTTTATCCGCTGCCATGGATGCCATAGGCTCATCGGTTGCTTTACTGGTGGGAATTATTAACTCAAGGAGAAAACTCAAAAAATTGAAAGCAAAAGGGTTTTCTGGTAAGATACTATTCTGTTATACAGAAACTGAAGGAATAATGAAAACTATGAGTTTAGGAGATTGTCTTCAGATTTGGGAATACTTTGCCCTGAAAGGCAATACTAAAGCTGTCTATCTCCTATCGTCTTGCAGCAAACTGGGTATAAATTCTCTGCTGAAATTTAAGTCTTAATCAGCAGTTATTTAAAATCAAGGGAGAAAATACCTTGATTAAACTGGCTGGTAATCGGTAAGGCTTAAGGGGTAATGGGTAATGGTACGGGAGTAATCACAATTACCCATTACCCATTACCCATTACACCGGACTAGATATCATATCAAGTCTGGATGGGGAGATGCTAACGAGTGGTATTAAGGATAATTATCCGGAGATAATATCACTTAAGAACCAACATTTAATCTTTCTCCCCACAAGGTAGTTATTTCCCTAGCAAAAATTGATTTATCTGGTGAAGAGGAAGGCTTACAAACCCCTTCTGCTCGATTTTCCATTGCTAAAACTCTCTCGGTATCTTGAGAATACAAGGGAGTCATTGCTTCTCGCTGCTCTAATAGATTTTCCAATTCAATTTTAAAAGGAGTTCTCTGACCTTGATGGAACACTCGCTGTACGGCTGATTCTACAATGGCACGAATTTCTGCTCCAGTACATTTTCGTGTTGCACTCAATAATCGACGCCATTGTTTTTCTGTTAATGGTCCATTTCCCTCCCGATAACGAGGATCAAATCGGCTAGCATGGAGTTTAAAAATCTCAAACCGCTCAATCTCTTTGGGAAAACCGACATAAAACAGTTTATCAAATCTGCCAGCACGAGTTAATTCTGGAGGCAAAGCATCTAATCGGTTGAGAGTTCCAATTACAAATGTAGGAGTTGTCTTCTCCTGCAACCAGGTTAATAGAATTCCTAGAATTTGTTTGGTGTTATTTGTTTGGGAATCAAAAAACTTGTCCAGTTCATCGAGAAACAAAACACAAGGACTCGCGGCCTCAACTCGACGCAAGAGTCGTTTTAAATGGGTTGGAC includes:
- a CDS encoding DUF6753 family protein — its product is MAIYKEVSKQGIREMVGSNLSQENLSHIKQPGSLSDLIDERDKTDYSLLEKLLEGRSDSFKAKILDLVVATELDANDPLFLFLVATSSLETMLADTPKSLEQLFRSWEKDIQQMIDVVGQSTMDIQRQEISKAIASAIEQSKVTIESKSQRQPCAYPPKGSRDFLVAKTSPFINITAICGAVVLSLVCGLGAGWGLSQLSQPKLDPNGSRQLTLDEAATLNWAISKEGKLARNITKWNAGYLDNLECQKDAIEAGIRLNFGGKKATSGYCLLWVAPPSQRKYIDNE